Proteins from a single region of Candidatus Binataceae bacterium:
- a CDS encoding cytochrome c3 family protein, whose translation MNRTLLPLAALLLLSGVGVIAVSQRPWLPRADVVQPVPFSHRIHAGINKIPCEYCHEYARRSDNSGVPPIARCVGCHGSGITGGIQPVTRAWNDHRQPPFEIRWKRVYTLPDFVKFTHRAHIHAGVACQHCHGPVETMDRVVPVIEINMGFCVECHTQRQATLDCVACHH comes from the coding sequence ATGAACCGGACGCTCCTGCCCCTCGCGGCCCTCCTGCTGCTCAGCGGAGTCGGCGTTATCGCCGTTTCACAGCGGCCGTGGCTGCCACGCGCCGACGTGGTCCAGCCGGTTCCATTCAGCCATCGGATCCACGCCGGCATCAACAAGATCCCCTGTGAGTACTGTCACGAGTACGCGCGGCGATCCGACAACTCGGGGGTACCGCCGATCGCGCGCTGCGTCGGATGCCACGGGAGCGGAATTACCGGCGGCATCCAGCCCGTCACCCGTGCCTGGAACGATCACCGCCAGCCGCCTTTCGAAATCCGCTGGAAGCGCGTTTATACCCTCCCCGACTTTGTGAAGTTCACGCATCGCGCGCACATTCATGCGGGCGTCGCTTGTCAGCACTGTCACGGACCGGTGGAGACCATGGATCGAGTGGTGCCGGTTATAGAAATCAACATGGGTTTTTGCGTGGAATGTCACACGCAGCGACAGGCGACCTTGGATTGCGTCGCCTGTCACCATTGA